In the genome of Pelotomaculum isophthalicicum JI, one region contains:
- a CDS encoding formate--tetrahydrofolate ligase, translating to MPYDATMMADWQIAEEAEKYMPTPEQWRDKLYLEKDEVIPYGRVCKLDFLKIIDRLKNRRDGKYIEVTAITPTPLGEGKTTTTVGLLEGLGKRRKNVGGCVRQPSGGPTMNIKGTAAGGGNALLIPMTEFSMGLTGDINDLMNAHNLAMVALNARMQHEANYSDAELSSRNLRRLDIDPKRVEMSWVIDFCAQGLRNIIMGIGGKMDGFMMSSKFNIAGSSEIMAILAIVRDLRDLRERLGNIIVAYDRRGNAVTTTDLEVAGAMCAWMSNSINPTLMSTVEHQPCMVHAGPFANIAVGQSSIIADRIGLKMFDYHVTESGFGADIGFEKFWNVKCRLSGLIPSVSVVTATIRALKMHGGGPQVVPGRPLAEEYRKENLSLLEKGIPNLLHHIATVNKAGIKPVVCINAFDTDTKEEIDMVRRYAEQAGARCALSRQWLAGGEGALELADAVIDACNEEVDFKFLYPQEMPLRQRVEIIAREVYGAEGVDWAAEAEIKAKLLEADPALNDYATMMVKTHLSLTHDPELKGVPKGWVLPVHDILVFAGARFLCPVTGSISLMPGTSSNPAFRRIDVDVNTGKVTGLF from the coding sequence ATGCCGTATGACGCGACAATGATGGCTGATTGGCAAATTGCCGAAGAAGCGGAAAAATATATGCCTACACCCGAGCAATGGCGGGACAAGCTTTATTTGGAAAAAGATGAGGTAATACCTTATGGAAGAGTCTGTAAGCTTGATTTCCTGAAGATTATAGACCGTCTGAAAAACAGGCGGGACGGCAAGTATATTGAAGTAACCGCGATCACCCCTACCCCGCTGGGTGAGGGAAAGACAACTACAACCGTGGGGCTGCTGGAAGGTTTGGGCAAAAGGCGCAAGAATGTAGGCGGCTGTGTCAGGCAACCATCGGGCGGACCCACCATGAATATCAAAGGTACGGCCGCCGGTGGCGGCAATGCCCTGCTGATTCCCATGACTGAGTTTTCCATGGGGCTTACCGGTGACATAAACGACCTCATGAATGCCCATAACCTGGCCATGGTGGCCCTTAACGCCCGGATGCAGCATGAGGCGAACTATAGTGACGCGGAACTGTCAAGCCGGAATCTAAGGCGTTTGGACATAGATCCCAAACGGGTGGAAATGAGCTGGGTCATTGATTTTTGCGCTCAGGGCCTGCGTAATATTATTATGGGTATCGGCGGCAAGATGGATGGCTTTATGATGTCGTCCAAATTCAATATCGCCGGAAGTTCCGAAATAATGGCCATTCTCGCTATTGTCCGGGATTTGCGGGATTTGAGAGAAAGACTGGGCAATATCATTGTGGCTTATGACCGGCGGGGTAATGCGGTAACCACTACTGACCTGGAAGTTGCCGGCGCCATGTGCGCCTGGATGAGCAACAGCATTAACCCGACTTTAATGTCAACGGTGGAACACCAGCCTTGCATGGTGCATGCCGGTCCTTTTGCCAATATTGCCGTGGGGCAGTCTTCCATTATCGCCGATCGCATCGGCTTGAAGATGTTCGATTATCATGTGACCGAAAGTGGTTTTGGGGCGGACATCGGTTTCGAGAAATTCTGGAACGTGAAATGCAGGTTGAGCGGGCTTATTCCCAGCGTTTCTGTTGTTACGGCTACCATCAGGGCCTTGAAGATGCACGGCGGCGGACCCCAGGTTGTCCCGGGCCGGCCGCTGGCTGAAGAATACCGGAAAGAGAACCTGAGTCTTCTGGAGAAGGGTATTCCGAACCTGCTGCATCATATAGCCACTGTTAATAAAGCGGGAATCAAGCCGGTTGTCTGCATTAACGCCTTCGACACAGATACAAAAGAGGAGATAGACATGGTGCGCCGGTACGCGGAACAGGCCGGCGCCCGTTGCGCGCTTTCCAGACAATGGCTGGCAGGCGGGGAAGGCGCTCTTGAGTTGGCTGACGCGGTTATTGACGCTTGTAATGAAGAAGTTGACTTTAAATTTCTCTATCCGCAGGAAATGCCGCTGCGGCAGAGGGTTGAAATAATAGCCAGAGAAGTATATGGGGCTGAAGGTGTCGACTGGGCTGCTGAAGCTGAAATAAAAGCCAAATTGCTGGAAGCCGATCCCGCGTTAAATGATTACGCGACTATGATGGTAAAAACACATCTGAGCTTGACTCATGACCCGGAACTTAAGGGAGTGCCCAAAGGTTGGGTTCTGCCGGTACATGATATCTTGGTTTTTGCCGGTGCAAGATTTCTTTGTCCAGTTACCGGCTCAATCAGCCTGATGCCCGGCACCAGCTCTAATCCGGCGTTTAGAAGAATTGACGTGGATGTAAATACCGGTAAAGTGACAGGTCTTTTTTAG
- a CDS encoding universal stress protein, with product MYNKILVPFDNSGQALSAAQHAVKLAMVSKANITLFHVVQDIANYTEEQIIALRTKAQDMLEQLKESLSGNDVKIDTAVALGNPAREILKKAKIESYDVIIMGSRGLGKIPGLLMGSVSNKVCSGASCPVIVIHVTPKS from the coding sequence ATGTATAATAAGATCCTGGTACCTTTCGATAATTCCGGTCAGGCGCTTTCAGCCGCGCAGCACGCTGTTAAACTTGCCATGGTTTCCAAGGCAAATATTACGCTCTTTCATGTCGTGCAAGATATCGCTAATTATACTGAAGAACAAATTATAGCACTCAGGACAAAAGCACAGGATATGCTTGAACAGTTGAAGGAAAGCCTTAGCGGGAATGATGTGAAAATTGATACTGCCGTGGCGCTTGGCAATCCTGCCAGAGAGATACTGAAAAAAGCAAAAATAGAGAGTTATGACGTAATTATCATGGGCAGCAGGGGCTTGGGGAAAATCCCCGGCTTGCTGATGGGCAGTGTCAGCAATAAAGTATGTTCCGGGGCTTCCTGTCCGGTTATTGTTATTCACGTGACACCAAAAAGCTAA
- the folP gene encoding dihydropteroate synthase: MAIRVYGIEVNNQKQAVRILESVGADQAGCRWMAPKMVHRLVMLEGVRPEQANIIKQEMLGKGGEAAVARGVVSCSVDETKVLLMGTLKQYSAFMAKLRLQPYGLPDLADRIGQVITGQAGNLPGSLDCRGITVRLGEKTLIMGILNVTPDSFSDGGSYLDSGAAVARAKRMVADGADIIDLGGESTRPGHMPVDAEEELARVIPVLKELVKELPVPISIDTSKSAVARLALESGAHMLNDQWALRADPAMAGLAAEYGVPVVLMHNQEGTGYSDLTGDMIAYFQESINFALEAGMDREKIIIDPGFGFGKTAEQNLEALRRLRELRCLGLPVLIGTSRKSTIGKVLGLPVEQRVEGTAATVAVGIVNGADIVRVHDVKEMARVARMTDAIVREQGAFAGG, encoded by the coding sequence TTGGCGATCAGGGTTTATGGCATTGAGGTTAATAATCAGAAGCAGGCAGTGCGAATCCTGGAATCAGTCGGCGCCGATCAAGCCGGCTGCAGGTGGATGGCCCCCAAAATGGTGCACCGGTTGGTGATGCTGGAAGGGGTGCGGCCGGAACAGGCTAATATCATTAAACAGGAAATGCTCGGCAAGGGTGGGGAAGCTGCTGTCGCCCGGGGTGTTGTCAGCTGTTCGGTGGATGAAACCAAAGTGCTTCTAATGGGTACATTGAAACAATATAGCGCCTTTATGGCCAAGCTTCGCCTGCAGCCTTACGGCCTGCCCGATCTGGCCGACCGGATCGGGCAGGTTATAACCGGTCAGGCGGGGAATCTGCCAGGTAGTCTGGATTGCCGCGGCATAACTGTCCGCTTGGGTGAGAAAACGCTGATCATGGGTATCCTGAATGTTACGCCAGATTCTTTTTCGGACGGGGGAAGCTATCTTGACAGCGGTGCGGCAGTTGCCCGGGCAAAACGAATGGTAGCGGACGGGGCTGACATCATTGATCTGGGCGGCGAGTCTACCCGGCCGGGACACATGCCGGTAGACGCGGAGGAAGAACTGGCGCGGGTGATCCCAGTACTAAAAGAATTGGTTAAAGAGTTGCCGGTGCCAATTTCAATCGATACTTCGAAGTCTGCCGTAGCCCGGCTGGCTTTAGAATCAGGCGCCCATATGCTAAACGACCAATGGGCTTTGCGTGCCGATCCGGCCATGGCCGGGCTGGCTGCGGAATACGGCGTGCCGGTAGTGCTTATGCACAATCAGGAAGGAACCGGATATAGCGATTTGACCGGCGATATGATTGCGTATTTTCAAGAAAGTATTAATTTTGCTCTGGAAGCAGGAATGGACAGGGAAAAAATCATTATTGATCCGGGCTTTGGGTTTGGCAAAACAGCCGAACAAAACCTGGAAGCGCTGCGGCGGCTTAGGGAACTGCGCTGTTTGGGACTCCCGGTATTGATTGGCACTTCCCGCAAGTCTACTATCGGCAAAGTGCTCGGTCTGCCCGTGGAACAGCGGGTAGAAGGCACTGCGGCGACTGTGGCGGTGGGTATTGTCAACGGCGCGGATATTGTCCGTGTGCATGACGTGAAGGAAATGGCACGGGTGGCCAGGATGACGGATGCTATTGTACGGGAGCAAGGAGCGTTTGCCGGTGGATAA
- the folB gene encoding dihydroneopterin aldolase, whose amino-acid sequence MDKIIMKGMEFYGYHGLYPQEQTLGQRFIVDVELFLDLSQAGRADEPEHTVDYAGVSEFVRAIVEGRPRKLIESVAESVASGILVNFPVREVLVRVKKPQAPLSLKFAWMAVEIRRKNE is encoded by the coding sequence GTGGATAAAATCATCATGAAAGGCATGGAATTTTACGGTTACCACGGGTTATACCCTCAAGAGCAGACCCTGGGGCAGAGGTTTATTGTCGATGTGGAGCTTTTTTTAGACCTCAGTCAAGCAGGCCGTGCTGACGAACCGGAACATACGGTGGACTATGCCGGTGTTTCGGAATTTGTCAGGGCAATCGTGGAAGGCCGTCCCCGCAAGTTGATCGAGTCAGTGGCGGAAAGCGTTGCGTCAGGTATACTTGTAAATTTTCCGGTGCGGGAAGTGCTGGTCCGGGTAAAAAAACCCCAGGCGCCTCTGTCCCTCAAATTCGCCTGGATGGCAGTGGAGATTAGGCGAAAAAATGAATAA
- the folK gene encoding 2-amino-4-hydroxy-6-hydroxymethyldihydropteridine diphosphokinase — MNNPALVVAYVGLGSNMGDKSANISKALVLLDAAPGVRVVRAAPRYRTAPIGYTGQDWFINTVAEVETSLQPLDLLKLMLNLENSLGRVRGRRWGPRTIDLDLLIYGREIINTPELVIPHPRMHERAFVMVPLADLAPELELPGWGNTAELALSLAKVQLIEPMENNI; from the coding sequence ATGAATAACCCCGCGCTTGTTGTTGCCTATGTGGGCCTAGGGAGTAATATGGGGGATAAATCAGCAAATATCAGTAAAGCATTAGTTTTATTGGATGCCGCGCCTGGTGTGCGGGTTGTCCGGGCAGCGCCCCGCTATCGAACCGCTCCTATCGGCTATACCGGACAGGACTGGTTTATCAACACCGTAGCGGAAGTCGAAACAAGTTTGCAGCCGCTGGATTTGCTTAAATTAATGCTTAACTTGGAAAACAGTCTTGGACGGGTGCGCGGCAGACGCTGGGGGCCGCGCACGATAGATCTTGATTTGCTTATTTACGGCAGAGAGATAATTAATACGCCGGAATTGGTGATTCCGCACCCGCGTATGCACGAGCGTGCTTTTGTCATGGTGCCCCTGGCCGACCTGGCGCCTGAATTGGAACTGCCGGGGTGGGGAAATACAGCGGAATTAGCTTTGTCGCTGGCAAAGGTCCAGTTAATCGAGCCAATGGAAAATAATATATAA
- a CDS encoding Rossmann-like and DUF2520 domain-containing protein — protein MSFYEVFRGPRKAFIILRSPKGMIPFTKPSIAVVGAGKVGSALALLLSRRGYIVTGVADQSISSAKRLAGELKVPATGNPEEITGSADIVFIATPDRVITRVAEEISEKRGFVAGQAVFHTSGAHPAEAVGAARRSGALAASLHPLQSFADVKMAMENLEGSYFALEGDAGALPVAEQIVRDLGGRSFTIAAKDKPLYHAAACIASNYLVSLMHLATGLFSSFGLSRKEAFQALFPLVQGTISNIARVGPAPALTGPIARGDGTTVEGHLAAFGEVGRQETDLYRVFGLYTIKVALEKGSIDSDQEERLKEIFEEAYIK, from the coding sequence TTGAGTTTTTACGAAGTCTTTCGGGGTCCCCGGAAGGCTTTTATTATTTTAAGGTCGCCTAAGGGGATGATACCCTTTACTAAACCGTCGATAGCAGTGGTGGGAGCGGGTAAAGTAGGGTCTGCGCTGGCGTTGCTCTTGAGCCGGCGGGGTTATATAGTGACGGGAGTAGCCGATCAGAGCATCTCATCGGCCAAGCGTCTGGCTGGAGAGTTAAAGGTGCCTGCCACCGGCAACCCGGAGGAAATTACCGGCAGCGCGGATATAGTTTTTATTGCGACTCCCGACCGCGTAATAACCCGGGTTGCTGAGGAAATAAGCGAGAAGAGAGGGTTTGTCGCCGGACAGGCTGTGTTTCACACCAGTGGGGCTCATCCAGCGGAAGCGGTGGGGGCAGCCCGGCGTTCAGGAGCGTTGGCCGCGTCACTGCACCCGCTCCAGTCCTTCGCCGATGTGAAAATGGCCATGGAAAACCTGGAAGGCTCATATTTTGCGCTGGAAGGGGACGCGGGCGCGCTGCCCGTGGCTGAACAAATCGTCAGAGACCTTGGGGGCAGGAGTTTTACCATAGCTGCTAAAGATAAGCCGTTGTATCACGCCGCGGCGTGTATCGCGTCCAACTATCTTGTTTCTTTGATGCACTTGGCCACAGGATTATTCAGTAGTTTCGGACTATCCCGGAAGGAGGCTTTTCAAGCGTTATTTCCCTTGGTTCAAGGGACGATAAGTAATATTGCCCGGGTGGGTCCTGCCCCGGCGTTGACCGGTCCCATCGCGCGGGGTGACGGTACGACTGTGGAGGGTCACCTGGCGGCGTTTGGAGAAGTGGGGAGGCAGGAGACGGATCTCTACCGCGTATTCGGTCTTTATACTATAAAAGTGGCGTTAGAAAAAGGAAGCATTGATTCGGACCAGGAGGAAAGGCTGAAAGAGATCTTCGAGGAGGCATATATAAAATGA
- the panB gene encoding 3-methyl-2-oxobutanoate hydroxymethyltransferase, whose translation MKQEKITTATIKQKKAEGRPITMLTAYDFPMAKIVDEAGIDMILVGDSLGNVVLGYDSTIPVTMDEMVHHVKAVRRGASRAMIVADMPFLSYQASEKEAVRNAGRFLKEAGAQAVKLEGGAEVAGVVRKIVNAGIPVVGHLGLTPQSIHQLGGFKVQGKDVQVAKKMIADAKALEEAGVFSIVLECVPTPLAKLITESIGVATIGIGAGPHCDGQVLVIHDILGLYPRFTPKFVKQYADLHDQMATAVKQYKEEVEARDFPAPEHCFGMSEEVLEKLY comes from the coding sequence ATGAAACAAGAAAAGATCACCACCGCGACCATTAAACAAAAGAAGGCTGAGGGCAGGCCGATCACCATGCTTACCGCCTATGACTTCCCCATGGCGAAAATTGTGGACGAAGCCGGGATCGATATGATTCTGGTAGGCGACTCGCTGGGCAACGTGGTTCTGGGTTATGACTCCACGATACCGGTAACCATGGATGAAATGGTCCATCATGTCAAGGCGGTGCGCCGCGGCGCAAGCAGGGCAATGATCGTGGCGGACATGCCTTTTCTTTCATATCAGGCTTCCGAGAAGGAGGCGGTTCGGAACGCCGGACGTTTTTTGAAAGAAGCGGGGGCGCAAGCGGTCAAACTGGAAGGCGGCGCGGAAGTTGCCGGGGTGGTCAGGAAAATCGTTAACGCAGGCATTCCGGTGGTGGGTCACTTGGGACTGACGCCGCAATCCATACACCAGTTGGGCGGCTTTAAGGTACAGGGGAAGGATGTACAGGTGGCTAAAAAAATGATTGCCGATGCCAAAGCCCTAGAAGAAGCGGGTGTCTTCTCAATTGTGCTGGAGTGTGTGCCTACTCCCCTGGCAAAATTAATTACCGAATCAATTGGCGTGGCTACCATCGGGATAGGCGCCGGCCCGCACTGTGACGGGCAAGTGCTGGTGATTCACGATATCCTGGGCCTTTACCCGCGCTTTACGCCGAAATTTGTCAAGCAGTACGCCGACCTGCATGATCAGATGGCCACTGCCGTCAAGCAATATAAAGAAGAAGTGGAAGCTCGCGACTTCCCGGCTCCCGAGCACTGTTTCGGCATGTCGGAGGAAGTGCTGGAGAAGCTGTATTAA
- the panC gene encoding pantoate--beta-alanine ligase encodes MYICHTVAEIRKFVREARTRGQTVGFVPTMGYLHEGHLELMRQAKERCDVVVISIFVNPTQFGPQEDFARYPRDLERDVQMAGEVGVDAVFNPSVEEIYPAGYCTYVEVERITERLCGLSRPGHFRGVTTVVAKLFNIVAPDQAFFGQKDAQQVLVIKRMAADLNMDLEVVTVPTVREADGLAMSSRNVYLDAVQRQAALVLSRSLQAAAEAVAAGQRDVSTIRQLVVDMIKAEPLAEIDYVEIYSHPDLEPVVTLNGPALLALAVKIGRTRLIDNIILGVRDHVSNNV; translated from the coding sequence ATGTATATTTGCCACACCGTTGCTGAGATACGCAAGTTTGTCCGCGAAGCCAGGACCAGAGGCCAAACTGTCGGCTTCGTGCCGACCATGGGCTATCTGCACGAAGGACATTTGGAACTGATGCGCCAGGCTAAAGAACGCTGTGACGTTGTTGTGATCAGCATTTTTGTCAACCCGACTCAATTTGGCCCTCAAGAAGATTTTGCCAGATACCCCAGAGATCTGGAGCGGGATGTCCAAATGGCCGGAGAAGTCGGAGTGGACGCTGTATTTAATCCTTCTGTCGAGGAGATTTACCCGGCGGGCTACTGCACTTATGTTGAAGTAGAACGGATCACAGAAAGGCTTTGCGGGCTTTCCCGGCCCGGCCACTTTCGCGGAGTGACTACGGTGGTAGCCAAGCTTTTTAATATTGTTGCTCCCGACCAGGCCTTTTTCGGGCAAAAAGACGCCCAGCAGGTACTGGTGATTAAGAGAATGGCTGCCGACCTGAATATGGATCTGGAGGTAGTGACGGTGCCGACTGTACGTGAAGCGGACGGCCTGGCAATGAGTTCCCGTAATGTATATTTGGACGCGGTCCAGCGGCAGGCCGCCCTGGTCCTGTCCAGGAGTTTGCAAGCCGCGGCGGAAGCGGTGGCGGCAGGCCAGCGGGACGTGTCAACCATTCGCCAACTGGTTGTTGACATGATCAAAGCGGAGCCGCTGGCAGAGATTGATTATGTTGAAATATACAGCCACCCGGACCTGGAGCCTGTCGTCACGTTAAACGGGCCCGCTCTCCTGGCGCTGGCTGTGAAAATCGGGCGGACACGGCTGATTGACAACATTATTTTGGGGGTACGGGATCATGTTTCTAACAATGTTTAA
- the panD gene encoding aspartate 1-decarboxylase produces MFLTMFKSKIHRATVTDANLNYMGSITIDEDLMEAADILVNEKVQIVNNNNGARFETYVIKGARGSGVICLNGAAARLVQPGDTVIIISYVMLDRAEAKVFKPVIVNVDGKNKVVGVRHGEAAGEIG; encoded by the coding sequence ATGTTTCTAACAATGTTTAAGTCAAAAATTCACCGGGCTACAGTTACAGATGCCAACCTGAACTACATGGGCAGTATCACTATTGACGAAGACCTGATGGAAGCGGCTGACATCCTGGTTAATGAAAAAGTGCAAATTGTTAATAATAATAACGGCGCCCGGTTTGAAACATATGTGATCAAAGGTGCCCGCGGGTCAGGGGTGATCTGCCTGAACGGCGCGGCGGCCCGGTTGGTGCAGCCGGGCGATACTGTCATCATCATTTCATATGTCATGTTAGACCGTGCCGAAGCGAAAGTTTTTAAACCTGTCATCGTCAATGTTGATGGAAAAAATAAGGTTGTCGGGGTAAGACACGGAGAGGCCGCCGGTGAAATCGGCTGA